The genomic segment CCATATCTCCCTTCTCAATATTTAAAATCCACAGGATACTCGGACCTCAGTGAACATTTGATGGTTGGAGCATAACTGAAACAGTCAGTTCAAAGGTTCTCCCTACATACTTTGATTTTAAGACAAAATAATCTGTAATCTCGGGACAATGTTGCTTTCTCTAGAAAAACCTGACTAACATTGATCTTTGTCAGTGTACACTTGGTTCTTTACTTAACTCTTACCAGTGGTCAGAAAAGGTAACATACTTGAATTTATCCAGTGTCAAACTATACAATCTAACTCTCAATGTTTCCCAGACACTAGGCATATTAGATGTTAGCAATATAGTCTTTTATTTTGTCACATCTTAAAGAACTTTACATTTTCAGGTACATGTCGAAGATGCTCCCAGGTACTTCCTTCTTCTTGGAAagtaagcaagaaaataaaactttctctaaGGAGCAACTTGATTCTTTTCAAAAACTGAAGACTTTGGAAGCTGGTGGCAACAGTTTCGTTTGCTCCTGTGACTTCCTGTCTTTCACACAGGGGCAGCAGGCCCTGGCCCAGGTCCTGATCGACTGGCCAGAAGAATACCTGTGTGACTCTCCATCCTCCGTGCGGGGCCAGCGGGTTCAGGACACCCGGCTCTCGCCTTCTGAATGCCACAGGGCAGCCGTGGTGTCTGCCGTGTGCTGTGCCCTTTTCCTGTCGTTCCTGCTCGTGGGAGTTCTGTGCCACCATTTCCACGGACTGTGGTACATGAAGATGATGTGGGCCTGGCTCCAGGCCAAGAGGAAGCCCAGGAAGGCTCCCCGCAGGGACATCTGCTATGACGCCTTTGTGTCCTACAGTGAACGGGATTCCTACTGGGTGGAGAACCTCATGGTCCAGGAGCTGGAGCACTTCAGACCTCCCTTTAAGTTGTGTCTTCACAAGCGGGACTTCATTCCTGGCAAGTGGATTATAGACAATATCATTGACTCCATTGAAAAGAGCCACAAAACCATCTTTGTGCTTTCTGAGAACTTTGTGAAGAGTGAGTAGTGCAAGTACGAGCTGGACTTCTCCCATTTTCGTCTCTTTGATGAGAACGACGATGCTGCCATTCTCATTCTGCTGGAGCCCATTGAGAAAAAGGCCATCCCCAGCAGGAAGGGTTTCAGTTGAAGAACaattctagtttttaaaagaaaaatatctataaaatgaaatattctcaGGTTTCAAAACTCAGCTCTATGTTGATTCAGAGTTTTACTATTATCATTTTGCATAGGCACTAATAAATAGTATTCTTCAGAAGTTACAGATGTTACTGAAATCTCTTCAAAGTAGAAAAATTTTGAAGAATGAGCATTTGCGTACAACAATCTGTGTATTAGTGCAAGGATTACAGCAGATTTTCATTAAGTGATTTTTGACagctatatttattattttctctattacaaaatattttatgtgaacAAGACAGTGTTTTTTGATAACTTCATTTTAGAATTTCAGTCAGATTCTCAAAAAATAGATACCATGAGAGTTACTTTTTACCGAATTATCTTTTCATATTGTGttcattttctaacttttttttttaaaaaataagttgtgtAGGCAGTTAGAGGAGGTCTTATACTGAAAAGAAGCGAAGGCGTTTTGGAGTCTAACCTGGGATTTGCCACTTGGCTCTGAGCCATATGACTTGAGGCAAGTTCTTTAATCAATTGAACTGAAGGAGTAATAATATCAGAACTATTTATTTCACATGTTATTATAAGACTCAGGTGAAAAGATTTATGTGAAAGTGCTTCGAAAACGTGAAGAACTGAACACGTATAAGGATGTGCCTAGTAGAAGGTGCTAATAGCTTTGCTGAGAGTGTAGAGAAAAATACACTGCATGTAGATGACACTGGTAGTAAGTTGTGGGTAAATACATAATTTCTACTTAACTTTGTCAGAATATTCTAATCAAATTTGGGATTACAAAGCAATAACATCAGTCAATCTAGGCAGCTCAACtagaaaaatatagagaaagaacAGAGGTTTTCAGTTTCAGGgcaaaaaattggaaagaagtTTTCTGAAGGACACACTTGAGAAATcatgaggaagggagggggagattTTGAAGTAATAAGAAGAAAGTGTTTCAGACAGCTGGAGAGCCTGGATGGTCAGGGATGCAGAGAAATGTCCCCACGGTAATCAGTAAACTGTATAGAAAAACAGACTCCATCCCCTCAAGTTCATATTCATGCCTATAGATTAAGTCTGCCTAAGGCTGGAGCCTTTGATGAAGACTAGGCATGTGGAATAGGGTAACACAAAGAACCCTGGGTTTAGGGTAAAATTCTGGTTTCAAATCTCAATTCTGGCACTTAGAATTTGCATGGCATTTCC from the Lagenorhynchus albirostris chromosome 4, mLagAlb1.1, whole genome shotgun sequence genome contains:
- the LOC132519053 gene encoding LOW QUALITY PROTEIN: toll-like receptor 2 (The sequence of the model RefSeq protein was modified relative to this genomic sequence to represent the inferred CDS: inserted 2 bases in 1 codon), with protein sequence MAGGDGAGGGGGDGAVGMLVLVVEVLVMVEGMVVEDGIHSTGNSICKGSVWSEKVTYLNLSSVKLYNLTLNVSQTLGILDVSNIXSFILSHLKELYIFRYMSKMLPGTSFFLESKQENKTFSKEQLDSFQKLKTLEAGGNSFVCSCDFLSFTQGQQALAQVLIDWPEEYLCDSPSSVRGQRVQDTRLSPSECHRAAVVSAVCCALFLSFLLVGVLCHHFHGLWYMKMMWAWLQAKRKPRKAPRRDICYDAFVSYSERDSYWVENLMVQELEHFRPPFKLCLHKRDFIPGKWIIDNIIDSIEKSHKTIFVLSENFVKSE